One region of Cyanobium sp. M30B3 genomic DNA includes:
- a CDS encoding chloride channel protein codes for MTARIAVLIWLLLGIGMALLEWPYQALSELGFRLQRWGWSLAGLESGGGGVGAEPHLGQALLLVFGASALLFWLAWGPLAAGRGGGVAPLLALDRAAPPLPADAEALWLEKLSLRSQLVRLPLMLLTHAGGLAVGVESPSVAIGASASLAIRRRWPRFRPLAALPLPAVAVIGGAAGLGVAFRSPLLAVSYALEEVGRRSGVGLLGPTLLVSGAGALLSTTLGQPARLSGLQFGALAADLWGWAALFTLAGALLGGLLVRLAIGAAARVQRLMGRRRLLGALLLALALSVLAVLSAGLSLNDGSLSLAPALAGQSGGPPLTLLWRGLATLVSLAAGAPGGLMHDSMTLGALLTSLLPGQSDLSTAQLGQLAAVGAVALFAAAQGTPLFCAAFVFTLQGDPQLLPALLLASAVSDALSTGLRGEGWNGRQCAALLQPLSAPPAAGDGRRDRSPAARPESPAPELPGETEPPPRG; via the coding sequence ATGACCGCCCGGATCGCCGTGCTGATCTGGCTGCTGCTGGGCATCGGCATGGCCCTGCTGGAGTGGCCCTACCAGGCCCTCTCCGAGCTGGGCTTCCGCCTGCAGCGCTGGGGTTGGTCGCTGGCGGGGCTGGAGAGCGGCGGGGGCGGCGTTGGTGCCGAACCCCATCTGGGCCAGGCCCTGCTGCTGGTGTTCGGGGCCAGCGCCCTGCTGTTCTGGCTGGCCTGGGGTCCCCTGGCCGCGGGCCGGGGCGGTGGGGTGGCGCCCCTGCTGGCCCTCGATCGGGCCGCGCCGCCCCTGCCGGCCGACGCCGAGGCCCTCTGGCTGGAGAAGCTCAGCCTGCGCAGCCAGCTGGTGCGCCTGCCCCTGATGCTGCTCACCCACGCCGGGGGGCTGGCGGTGGGGGTGGAGTCACCGTCGGTGGCGATCGGGGCCAGCGCCTCCCTGGCGATCCGGCGGCGGTGGCCCCGCTTCCGCCCCCTGGCGGCGCTGCCGCTGCCGGCCGTGGCCGTGATCGGCGGGGCCGCCGGTCTGGGGGTGGCCTTCCGTTCGCCGCTGCTGGCCGTCAGCTATGCCCTGGAGGAAGTGGGTCGGCGCAGCGGGGTGGGTCTGCTGGGGCCGACGCTGCTGGTGTCGGGTGCCGGCGCCCTGCTGAGCACCACCCTGGGCCAGCCGGCCCGGCTCTCGGGCCTGCAGTTCGGCGCTCTGGCGGCCGATCTCTGGGGCTGGGCGGCCCTGTTCACCCTGGCCGGAGCGCTGCTGGGCGGCCTGCTGGTGCGGCTGGCGATCGGCGCGGCGGCGAGGGTGCAGCGGCTGATGGGCCGGCGCCGGTTGCTGGGCGCCCTGCTGCTGGCCCTGGCGCTCAGCGTCCTGGCGGTGCTGAGCGCGGGTCTGAGCCTCAACGACGGTTCGCTTTCCCTGGCCCCTGCCCTGGCGGGGCAGAGCGGCGGGCCTCCCCTCACCCTGTTGTGGCGGGGCCTGGCCACCCTGGTGAGCCTGGCGGCCGGGGCGCCTGGTGGGCTGATGCACGACAGCATGACCCTGGGAGCCCTGCTCACCTCCCTGCTGCCGGGGCAGAGCGACCTGTCCACTGCCCAGCTGGGCCAGCTGGCGGCGGTGGGCGCGGTGGCCCTGTTCGCCGCAGCCCAGGGCACCCCCCTGTTCTGCGCCGCGTTTGTGTTCACCCTGCAGGGGGATCCCCAGCTGCTGCCGGCCCTGCTGCTGGCGAGCGCCGTGAGTGATGCCCTCAGCACGGGGCTGCGCGGGGAGGGTTGGAACGGCCGGCAGTGCGCCGCCCTGCTGCAGCCCCTCAGCGCACCACCAGCTGCAGGCGATGGCCGTCGGGATCGCTCACCTGCAGCCCGGCCCGAAAGCCCAGCTCCCGAGCTTCCGGGGGAGACAGAGCCACCACCGCGGGGCTGA
- a CDS encoding VOC family protein: protein MTPQRDGQIAAAGAGALAPWPHLEAVSFSCADAEACAAFFCSQLGCRRLDAIEPGPGYASLIGLPGAQLKLVRLALGRERLELLEVQALPPGQRPGRPFPADSRSNDLWFQHICVVVRDLERASASLRQAIAAGALQAISAAPQRLPDWNSAAAGIEAYKLHGPEGHCLELLQFPPDKGDARWHSPENTGLFLGIDHSAIGISDTERSCRFYNQLLGLRLGGDGINKGPEQDRLDGLTSTQVRITSHRCPSGAGIECLDYRSPEGGRPMPADLGPQDRAHGQLRLVVGQEIGQLEAIAAAIEPHGGRLLSPAVVALSPPEARELGFRAGLQVSDPDGHRLQLVVR, encoded by the coding sequence ATGACGCCCCAGCGCGACGGCCAGATCGCCGCGGCCGGCGCCGGCGCCCTGGCCCCCTGGCCGCACCTGGAGGCGGTGAGCTTCAGCTGCGCCGACGCCGAGGCCTGCGCCGCCTTCTTCTGCAGCCAGCTGGGCTGCCGCCGCCTCGATGCGATCGAGCCGGGCCCTGGCTACGCCAGCCTGATCGGCCTGCCGGGGGCCCAGCTCAAGCTGGTGCGCCTGGCCCTGGGCCGCGAACGACTGGAGTTGCTGGAGGTACAGGCCCTGCCCCCCGGCCAACGGCCGGGCCGCCCCTTTCCCGCAGATAGCCGCAGCAACGACCTGTGGTTCCAGCACATCTGCGTGGTGGTGCGGGATCTGGAGCGGGCCAGCGCCTCGCTGCGCCAGGCGATCGCCGCCGGCGCCCTGCAGGCCATCTCCGCCGCGCCCCAGCGCCTGCCCGACTGGAACAGCGCCGCCGCCGGCATCGAGGCCTACAAACTGCACGGCCCCGAAGGACACTGCCTGGAGCTGCTGCAATTCCCGCCAGATAAGGGCGACGCCCGCTGGCACAGCCCTGAAAACACCGGCCTGTTCCTGGGTATCGACCACAGCGCCATCGGCATCAGCGACACCGAACGCAGCTGCCGCTTCTACAACCAGCTCCTGGGCCTGCGCTTGGGCGGCGATGGCATCAACAAGGGGCCCGAGCAGGACCGGCTCGATGGTCTCACCAGCACCCAGGTGCGCATCACCAGCCACCGCTGCCCCAGTGGCGCCGGCATCGAGTGCCTCGACTACCGCAGCCCGGAGGGCGGCCGGCCCATGCCCGCCGATCTGGGCCCCCAGGACCGGGCCCACGGCCAGCTGCGCCTGGTGGTGGGCCAGGAGATCGGGCAGCTTGAAGCGATCGCCGCGGCGATCGAGCCCCATGGCGGCCGGCTGCTCAGCCCCGCGGTGGTGGCTCTGTCTCCCCCGGAAGCTCGGGAGCTGGGCTTTCGGGCCGGGCTGCAGGTGAGCGATCCCGACGGCCATCGCCTGCAGCTGGTGGTGCGCTGA
- a CDS encoding Nif11-like leader peptide family RiPP precursor, whose product MANPQLEAFLRQAKGDPDLLAQLNSCPNLNAIAALGAELGFQFSGVDLVKHQAEATLRLGEGDLEAAAAGVELEGHLWLMRIVWG is encoded by the coding sequence ATGGCCAATCCCCAGCTCGAAGCCTTTCTGCGGCAGGCCAAGGGCGATCCAGACTTGCTGGCCCAGCTGAACAGCTGCCCCAATCTCAACGCCATCGCCGCCCTGGGGGCCGAACTGGGCTTCCAGTTCAGCGGCGTGGATCTGGTGAAGCACCAGGCCGAGGCCACCCTGCGCCTGGGCGAGGGCGATCTGGAAGCGGCCGCCGCCGGCGTGGAGCTGGAGGGCCACCTCTGGCTGATGCGGATCGTGTGGGGCTGA